Below is a genomic region from Virgibacillus dokdonensis.
AAGAGTTAGTGGCTGCTGCAGGTGATAAAAACTTTATTATTTACTCGATTATTCAATCCTTCACATTTGCAGCGGGTATTGCAGTTGTTTTGCTAGGTGTACGAATGTTTATTGGTGAAATGGTTCCAGCGTTTAAAGGAATAGCGACAAAGATCGTACCTGGTGCAAAGCCAGCTCTAGACAGTCCAGTCGTCTTCCCATATGCACCAAATGCTGTTATTTTAGGGTTTTTAGGATCTTTTGTAGGTGCGCTAATTTGGCTTGTCGTGTTAGGAAATACAGTTGGTTACGTTTTTGTTCCAACGATGATCGTATTATTTTTCCATTCAGCAACAGCAGGTGTATTTGGAAATGCGACTGGAGGAGTACGTGGTGCATTAATGGCAGGATTTATTACTTCAACTGTCGTAGCATGGGGGCAATTTATTATGGTGAAAATGCTTCTATCCGATACCATTCCTGATACAGCAATGTGGGCAGCGGATTCAGACATGTTCATCTTAGGACCAATTGTACGTTTCTTATCCCAATTATTTTTCTAAATAAAGAAAACGACACTTATGATTGGTTTCAAGTAGAGAGGCTGGAGCATATCTTCAACTGCATGCTCTAAAGTCGAGCTATGTATTATTTTCAATAAGGAAAATGACGGCTATCGTCATAAAGACTTTGGCGATAGCCCAGTTTTTCTAACACTATACGAAAGTATAAAAGTTTAAAGGTTTATAGTATAAGAAAAACTACAACTTTCGTCATAAGACTTGGCGACAAGCCAAGTTTTTCTAAGGAGCTGATGCGTAATGAGTTTTATTCGTACATTTCATGGTGATGTTGATCCTAAAACACTAGGAGTTACATACTCTCATGAGCATATCGTTTGTCGACCGCCATATTGGGTCGAGCAAGAAGCAGATGATTTATTGCTTGATGATAAAGAGAAGTCCAAACTGGATGTGTTAGATTTCAGTCGCCTTGGTGGTGAAGCGATCGTAGATGCTACAGCAATTGATTATGGCCGAGATGTACAGGCGGTCAAGGAGATTTCAGAAGAGACAGGAATTACCATTGTAGGTACAGCAGGGTTTAATAAAAGTTTTTTATGGGCAGCAAGCATCCCTGAACATTTGAAATCTGTAACCGGCAATTATTCAACATTCCATGAGTGGATTGAAGCAAAAAGTATTAATGAGTTGGCAGATTTCGTTATTCGCGAAGTAGAAGAAGGTTTAGAAGGGACCAACATTTGCGGTGGTCAGGTGAAATTTGGGACGGGCTATAATCGAATTACTCCTTTAGAAGAGAAAACGATTCGTGCAGTAGCTAGAGCACATCATGAAACGAAAGCTCCCGTTCATTCACATACAGAAGCAGGTACGATGGCACTAGAGCAAATTGAAATTTTAAGATCAGAGAATGTTCCATTAGAATATGTGAGTTTTGGGCATATGGATCGAAATCCAGATCCTTTTTATCATGAACAAGTAGCAAAAACAGGTGCATTCTTATCTTTTGACGGTATATCTAAAATAAAATATGCCCCAGAGAGCACACGCATTCAATGTATTTTTGAATTAGTGAGAAAAGGCTATGAAAAGCAAATTTTAGTTAGTGGCGATACAGCTAGAAAAACGTATTACAAGCATTACGATTATGGGCTAGGTTTAGAGAATATTTTAGGGAAATGGGTACCTCGCTTTATAGAAGAAGCAGATCAAGCTGGATTTTCAGGAGAAGATTTAGTCACCAATTTCTTTGTAAATAACCCAGCGAGATGCTTTACATTTAAAAAGTAATTACCCTTAACAATTATGTGTAAATTAAAAATGTGATGGAAGGTGCAACCATGGAGTTTCAATATGAAAATTCATATGAAATAAAAGATAAGATCACAGCATCAAGTATTGCCATCTTACCAGTAGGAGCTGTTGAAGCACACGGCCCACACTTGCCATTGGGAACAGATAATCTTCTAGCTGAACGTGTCGCTACAAGCGTAGCTGAGCAAGTAGAAGCGTTTGTTTTACCTACTTTACCATATGGACAAGTATGGAGCTTACGAAATTTTCCAGGAAGTATTAACGTTTCGAACGAATCGCTTATTTCCATCGTAGTGGATATTGGTGAAAGTTTATATCGACAAGGATTCCGTACTTTTGTTATGGTGAATGGTCATTTAGGAAATCAGCCTGCATTAAAAGATGCTGCTCGTGTTCTATTTACATCATGCCCTGATATGAAAGTTTTTTACTTCTTTTATCCGGGAATGAAGCAAGCGGCAAAGGAAGTTCGAGAAACAGACTCTGCTCATGC
It encodes:
- a CDS encoding phosphotriesterase family protein, whose amino-acid sequence is MSFIRTFHGDVDPKTLGVTYSHEHIVCRPPYWVEQEADDLLLDDKEKSKLDVLDFSRLGGEAIVDATAIDYGRDVQAVKEISEETGITIVGTAGFNKSFLWAASIPEHLKSVTGNYSTFHEWIEAKSINELADFVIREVEEGLEGTNICGGQVKFGTGYNRITPLEEKTIRAVARAHHETKAPVHSHTEAGTMALEQIEILRSENVPLEYVSFGHMDRNPDPFYHEQVAKTGAFLSFDGISKIKYAPESTRIQCIFELVRKGYEKQILVSGDTARKTYYKHYDYGLGLENILGKWVPRFIEEADQAGFSGEDLVTNFFVNNPARCFTFKK
- a CDS encoding creatininase family protein; its protein translation is MEFQYENSYEIKDKITASSIAILPVGAVEAHGPHLPLGTDNLLAERVATSVAEQVEAFVLPTLPYGQVWSLRNFPGSINVSNESLISIVVDIGESLYRQGFRTFVMVNGHLGNQPALKDAARVLFTSCPDMKVFYFFYPGMKQAAKEVRETDSAHATYFHACEIETSYMLYLAPEYVDMEKAIKDIPHIPEDADVTPTPWEAFTKSAVLGDATLATKEKGKYIIDIAIRNIVDMLRNNGQK